One Fusarium falciforme chromosome 14, complete sequence genomic region harbors:
- a CDS encoding uncharacterized protein (Related to phenylacetyl-CoA ligase), producing the protein MSFFGPYLEPTPKGLSVWNWMFEGNLALGLPPAAGSEPASARGFRDSTTGAFLSYKDLKSIATSTSTLLSRDYDLKPGQTVAIVSRNLFWYPAAMLSASRLGAVVTTLPAEAMKDDLVHFFRNSHAVLIFSDDTALDQVKAACQVVGLSTNKVIRLEGLRTEDSTFQALLHRAETLDPATYARPWVPSSHGDSPCAFLSFSSGTTGKPKVVIISHENLISQVRQMRQITPANRRSTLLGILPFFHITGLVHLLHLPIALRQDMVIMPKFNMTRMMQTIVEFQCDELWLVPPLLIRLLNDPSAQGYDLSFVKQFNTGAAPLAEQVIVQLEKRFPKVSIRQAWGMTETTSCLTVTPSDVATWSNATKVGKLVPGTEIRVVDPETERDVPRGQIGEIWARGPQVTKGYLDRPEETAASYVKGGFLRTGDLGNIDEEGFITIHDRIKEMIKVRGHAVAPAELEDLLHGHPKVRDVAIIGIPDDYSGEIPRAFIVLRPGMDKDSEIERELQDFVTSRKAKHKRLAGGVEFVSEIPKSASGKILRRMLKNYWKQHQTVQDGRHAKL; encoded by the exons ATGTCATTCTTCGGTCCCTATCTTGAACCTA CCCCTAAAGGCCTTTCGGTATGGAATTGGATGTTTGAGGGAAACCTGGCACTGGGCTTGCCCCCAGCAGCTGGGTCCGAGCCAGCCAGTGCCCGTGGATTCCGCGACAGTACGACGGGGGCATTTCTTTCTTACAAGGATTTGAAGAGTATTGCTACTAGCACCTCTACACTTCTTTCCAGAGACTATGACCTCAAACCAGGGCAGACAGTCGCCATAGTCAGCAGAAATCTGTTTTGGTATCCAGCCGCAATGCTGTCTGCCAGCCGCCTCGGTGCGGTCGTCACAACACTGCCTGCCGAGGCTATGAAGGATGACCTTGTTCATTTCTTCCGCAATTCACACGCAGTTCTAATATTCTCTGATGACACGGCGCTGGATCAGGTCAAGGCAGCTTGCCAAGTAGTTGGTCTGTCGACGAACAAAGTCATTCGCCTGGAAGGATTGAGAACCGAGGACAGCACGTTTCAGGCTTTACTTCACCGAGCGGAGACCCTTGATCCGGCTACTTATGCTAGACCATGGGTCCCGAGTAGCCATGGCGATTCGCCTTGTGCAtttctctcttttagctCTGGAACTACAGGCAAGCCAAAAGTT GTCATCATCTCTCATGAGAACCTAATCAGTCAGGTGCGCCAAATGCGCCAGATCACGCCGGCCAATCGACGAAGTACCCTGCTGGGCATTCTGCCGTTCTTTCACA TTACTGGCCTAGTCCACTTGCTTCATTTGCCAATCGCTTTACGGCAAGACATGGTAATAATGCCCAAGTTCAACATGACGCGGATGATGCAGACCATTGTCGAATTCCAGTGCGACGAACTGTGGCTTGTACCCC CTTTGTTGATCCGACTCTTGAACGATCCATCAGCGCAAGGATATGACTTGTCGTTTGTAAAACAGTTCAATACAGGCGCCGCCCCCCTTGCCGAACAAGTAATCGTGCAGCTCGAGAAACGATTCCCCAAGGTGTCTATCCGCCAGGCTTGGGGCATGACTGAAACCACCTCTTGTTTGACAGTGACACCTTCTGATGTCGCCACCTGGAGTAACGCAACAAAGGTTGGAAAGCTTGTTCCTGGAACCGAGATTCGTGTCGTCGACCCAGAGACAGAAAGAGATGTACCCAGAGGGCAGATCGGAGAG atCTGGGCCCGGGGCCCTCAAGTGACAAAGGGATATCTGGACCGCCCAGAGGAAACTGCGGCTTCTTATGTCAAGGGAGGGTTCTTAAGGACTGGGGATCTTGGGAACATTGACGAAGAAGGATTTATAACAATCCATGACCGAATCAAAGAGATGATCAAG GTTCGGGGCCATGCCGTTGCCCCCGCAGAGCTCGAAGATCTTCTCCACGGACACCCCAAGGTCAGGGATGTGGCTATCATCGGAATCCCAGATGACTACTCTGGGGAGATCCCTAGAGCTTTCATCGTCCTGAGACCAGGAATGGATAAGGACTCAGAGATCGAGCGAGAATTACAGGACTTTGTAACTTCTCGAAAGGCAAAGCATAAGAGACTTGCTGGAGGCGTGGAATTTGTCTCTGAGATCCCCAAGAGTGCGTCTGGAAAGATCCTTCGACGAATGCTCAAGAACTACTGGAAACAGCACCAGACAGTTCAGGATGGTAGACATGCCAAGTTGTGA
- a CDS encoding uncharacterized protein (Related to 20beta-hydroxysteroid dehydrogenase), with translation MSLPRTPEDAFSGGVAVITGGGSGLGAGLAKLAAALGMTVIIADIAYDRAQSVASNVIASGGRAQAVAVDVSKPTDLDKFANDVFSRYGMVRLLINNAGIEALGYISEVSAARWEATLNVNVHGVIHGVRAFLPQMLASGEECWIANTASLASFGSLPGQTVYATTKHAVQGFTEGLALELQIQEANIHVSSIIPSLLRTDIFDSNSFPNIPGGADRVQSYRAKLARMAQEEGMDAEEASRIILEQIAKGEFWVLTHPEETKVVMAARARFLELQGTPAGFPGTEGSRLEAPM, from the coding sequence ATGTCGCTTCCAAGAACACCAGAAGATGCATTCTCGGGCGGCGTAGCTGTTATTACTGGTGGTGGGAGTGGTCTTGGTGCCGGCCTCGCAAAGCTCGCTGCGGCCCTTGGAATGaccgtcatcatcgccgacATAGCATACGATCGTGCCCAGTCCGTCGCCTCTAATGTCATCGCTTCTGGAGGCCGTGCCCAAGCGGTCGCGGTCGACGTATCGAAACCGACCGACCTCGATAAGTTTGCAAATGATGTCTTCTCGCGTTACGGGATGGTTCGCCTGTTGATCAATAACGCCGGCATTGAAGCTCTTGGCTACATCTCAGAGGTCTCGGCCGCGCGTTGGGAGGCGACGCTCAACGTCAATGTTCACGGTGTCATCCATGGTGTTCGGGCATTCCTCCCCCAGATGTTAGCATCCGGCGAGGAGTGCTGGATCGCTAATACGGCTAGTCTGGCCTCTTTTGGTTCTCTCCCTGGGCAGACAGTCTATGCTACGACCAAGCACGCAGTACAAGGCTTCACAGAGGGACTCGCTTTGGAACTTCAAATCCAAGAAGCAAACATTCACGTGTCTTCCATTATTCCTAGTCTTTTACGTACCGACATCTTTGACTCCAACTCATTCCCTAATATACCTGGGGGGGCTGATCGGGTGCAGTCATATCGAGCGAAGCTAGCAAGAATGGCGCAGGAAGAAGGCATggatgccgaggaggcgAGCAGGATTATACTAGAACAAATTGCTAAGGGGGAGTTCTGGGTCTTGACACACCCAGAGGAAACCAAGGTGGTCATGGCAGCAAGGGCACGTTTTCTGGAGCTACAGGGAACGCCGGCAGGATTCCCTGGGACGGAGGGAAGCAGACTGGAGGCCCCAATGTAG